atcctaacagaatcgacagaagaaagttcatttgtagttctaaacatatttagggtgttttttactGTCTCTCCCACGacgttattcctctctcctacagcgtccatcacaattacatgcacatggccaATTATGCAAATTGGGTGACGACATAATTTTGCAACTTTAGCGACTTTTAGGACAGCtaatagctactttccttactgagaATTTGGGAACACTGTCTCCGCTGCCTAATAAAGTTAAAACAAATGCAAGTTGAAGCTGCTATTTTACCCGTTGCACTGAATGTCTAAAATCACGTAAAACAAAAAGCATGcataggcctactactgttggtcTACCTCCCCAGCCCAGGCAAGCATTTGGGATTTTTTTCTCCCCGACGTTCTGAGGGATATAGCCCACATTTCTGTGGATAAGGCCTAGGACTAGAAAACTCGTGCACGCAGTTAGACATTTCGAATTGAAAGTTATCGTTGACTGTCTTTCTAACACTGTAATAACATACTTTACTAGCCTAATATGTTTGGGTCGTGGGTGCCAAGGGATGGTAGTCCAACAGACGTTTGATTATGATTTAACGTTTTCACAACGGGCTTTAACCCCCATCCTCTGGTGTAGGATATATATGGTTGTCCCTGGAAGCTGATCTGAGGCCAGTTTGAAGTTAGAATGAGCGGTTTAAAGTTAAAATGAGAGGTTTGGTAAtctgatcctacatcagcagaATCCACCCAGGGCGCCGTTAGATACCCATATACAAATCGCATATCGCAGGCTGTTGCGTTTTCTCGGAGGGAGTAGCACTACGCGTAACAGTATCCATTCTCCCCAATCCCCCTGTCTCAGCCGTGTGATGGATAAAGCCTCGCCGACCACAGACAATCTCTGCCCGTATCAATGCCTCTGTGTCCCTACCGACACCATCTGGGAGATGCCATGAGATGTCAGCTGAGTTATTTCTCACGCCGTCTCAGTACAGATGCGAGTGTGGAAACAAGGGACAACGGAAAAGAAGGATAACATGAGAGTTCGGTTATAGCGCGAACTGACTACAAGCTGCTGGAGCGAACAGGGCAAAGGACTTGTGCAGTCGAATAAAGCATCGGGCAACGGTGTTATACAGTAGGCTAGTTAGTGCAACATTGACCATCACACCGAAAAGTGTTTTAATGAATATCCCAATCACAGGTTTGTGAAATACCAGGATACGGGCTTATCTGACAGgtacgttttttttttaaatacaataatTGGTCCTGTGTTTCCCGCGTTGTGTGATTACATTAACTATTACTATTACCAGTTGCTATTAACGCCTTTCCTATAATGTCACTGTAGCCGATGTTATGTTTATACCCTGGCATCGCTGACCCAACTGTCTCAGTTATGTCCTTAGATGAGTGCCAGTAGTGCTATCAGTTTAAAGGTAGTGTAGATCTATTTCCAGGAAACTATTACATCTACATAATGGCATTGTGTGTGGGGTACAATTCATGTTATAGGAAGGGAAGAACGCACAGAAACACAGTTTTGAATGCGTCCTTAATTCAAAGGCAAAGTTGCAAGACTGTTGAAGACCAGTAAGTTAGTGTTCCAGCATGTTTGTGCTCATGTCTCAACCATTCTGACAATGTTTACATTGTCCTGTGCTGTGCTGATGATGTCATGTCTCTCTTCTCAGGGGACTGTTAGGTGCCTTCCACTCCTGACCTACAGGATGCATTCTCCTGGTACTGATTTACACAggtgagatctctctctctctctctgtgtgtgtgtgtgtgtgtgtgtgtgtgtgtgtgtgtgtgtgtgtgtgtgtgtgtgtgtgtgtgtgtgtgtgtgtgtgtgtatatgtgtgtgtgcaactTTTCAACCCAAAGATCTTTGTCAGGTAGACAGCATAAACAGTAGAACACTATGACTCTGCAACGGATGTTTTTGGATTATGACAAGGTAAGAAAGATGTACTGAGCTAGTTCAGGTATTTCTCAGTTGTATTCATATCACTAAATTGTTGCATATAGCACCTTTGATGCAATAAAGTATAAACTCGAAACACTGGGACATATAGTTACAGTCTATTGGCAGCCACAGAAGACCAGGTATGACTGAATTCCCTGTAGacgtttctctctccactcctcctcttctgCCATTGTTCATTTCTGCAAGTGGTGCGGCtgtcctagacacacacacatactgacacacacgctcacacagagATTAGGAATGAGTGTGTATCTCTATTTACACGAGAGAAGAGTGCTTtcagaagaggggagaagagagggagagagcagagaggagagggagagtctCGCCTTGACTACCTGGCTAAATTGTCCCCTGATGGAAAAATATTGTTGCAGGAATGATTTTTGAATAATTGAACGTCCAGGGCTTTAAAATTGCAGGCTCACCGAGATTTATTCCTGTGAAAAGTtagaagccacacacacacacaccactgcgaATATTAATATCATTATATTTAAAAGAAGATATATTGAGGATCTACTACGATATTGCAAGTCtgttctcctcttttctcctctcctcttttctcctctcctcttttctcctctcttcttttctcctcttttctcctcttttctcctcttttctcctcttttctcctcttttctcctcttttctcctctcctcttttctcttctcctctcttcttttctcctctcctcttttctcctctcttctcctcctcttttctcctctcctcttttttcttctctcttctctcttctctcttatcgtctcttctctcttctcctctcttctcatatcgtctcttctctcttctctcttctcctctcttcttttcttctgtcttcttttctcctcttttctcttctcttcttttctcctctcatcttttctcctctcttctcctctcctcttttctcctctcctcttttctcctcttttctcctctcctcttttctcctctcctcttttctcctctcctcttttctcctctcctcttttctcttctcctctcttcttttctcctctcttctcctcctcttttctcctctcctcttttttcttctcctctcttctcatatcatctcttctctcttctcctctcttctcatatcgtctcttctctcctcctctcttctcatatCGTCTCTTCTCTCTTCACTTTTCCTCTCTGCTCCtatcttcacctctcctctcttctcctctcttctcctctcttctcctctcttctcctctcctctcctctcctgaatTCCCTGTAGACTATTTTACGTAGGTAATATAGTGATCCtgtttttctcctctcctccattgtctctctctttcctcctggtTAATAGTTAATGGAGTTTTTGGCAGATCCCTCCTGGGACCACACGTTCCTTTTAGGTCATACAGTACAGGAGTGTCCGTGTGTCTTCACAGTCAAATCCCACAGCACTTTCTGACACAGTGTGTGCTGTGATGGTCAGAAAAGGTAGAGGGGTGAATCTTCAACCCTATATTTTATTCCAGGCTtaactctctgcctcttcctttcctccctctgtctctctcgccaTTGTAATCAGCCCTTGTTGTGTAATGAACTGCTTGGACATGgtccacagagagagaaggaggtgaggagaagagagggagtagagagaggtagaaggctgggaaaaggagagagagggaggggggaagagagacaggcagagagagaaagagagacggagattTCACATTGCTTTTAACGGCATCAACCTGCCCATGCTGTATATAATTTAGATCAGTGGTGACATAGAGGAGGAGCTGTCTGATGGACAcagatgcacgcacgcacacagattTGTGGAatgccccttctctctctctcaattcaattaaatttaaggggctttattggcatgggaaacatatgttaacattgccaaagcaagtgaggtagataatacacaaaagtgaaataaacaataaatattaacagtaaacatttaaCATACCTGTCTCCTGATGTGAGTTCTGGGCCTGTATCCACAAAAAAGCATCTcggaggagtgctgatctaggatcagtttagcattTTATTTCATGATGAATAAGATTGTATGGACAGATTCTAGATCAATTATCCTATCCTGAGGCACATGGTAGACACGGCCCTGGCCTTAGTTCATTTAGATCATAGTTCTATCCCAACCAAACTAATGTAGGTCCTTTGATTGTCTTTGTCCTTGCAGGTATAGAACCCATTGCTGAACGTAAGTATTACACTCCTTTAATGTGCTGTCAAGTTGTAGTTAAGAACATAGAgtataactaactactgtagttccccctcttctctctctctctctctctctctctctctctctctctctctctctctctctctctctctctctccaaggtttGATGGAGAGTTCTAACCAGTTTAATGTCAGCGGGAACAGTAGTAATAAGTGGAGGACTTCTCGCCACAGTCATCCTGCTCTGTATTGTAGCAGTGCTGTGCTACTGCAGGCTCCaggtaacctgtgtgtgtgtgtgtccgtgtgactgtgtgtatgtttgtctgtgcgtgtgcccgtgtgtgtgttttatctgcACAGTCTTTCATGAACAATAACTGATTGCAACAAAACCTCCCCTCCTTCACTAATTCCAGTACTACTGCTGTAAGAAAAATGAGTCGGAGGTGGACTTGGCTTCCGTGGCTGGAGGAGGTGacggaacaggaggaggagaaggggatgCTCAAGGGGAGGTTCAGGCTCACTTTGCCTGCAATGCGTGCAGCGCCCCTGGGATGGACAGCCTGGCTGTCACCCCTCTCTGCCTGGAGCCTCTGGAGGTTAGAGTACAGCACTAACACAAAACCCTAGACCTAAACCTAGAGCTACAGTAGGCAGTTGATCCATACATAGAATTCGAATGACTCATTCTATTTCAATCATTCTATTTATATGGTGATTGTGTGTGTTCTAGGTGGGCCCTCCCCCCAGCTACTGCCCCACCTGCTCCCCCTTCTGGCTACGCCCGGGACTTAGTGACGAGCTGCACAACGGAACCGAGCGGCTGGGATTCCATACGTATCACTATGACAACCCCGGACTGTGTCAATCACTACCCCTGTCAGACACGCCGCAGGCCCCCTTCTTTTTGACCCAGCCCGGCCAATCCCCTTTGAGCTACTATAGCCCCGTTGACATCTACCCTAACACACCCTGCACTAACAGACGCCCCTACAGCACACCGGTTTGacgcacatggacacacacacacatcacacacacaccgacgTCACACACGTACTCATACAAACAGTCCTTCTCCCAGGGGAAAGAGACATCCCGAGTACCACCCATCCAGGGGAGAGAGCCACACACTGAACCTACAGACGGAGCCTCCTGATCGGGACAGAACCACAGACGGACCCTTGTCCGGTGCAGCGGTGTGGAGGTCTGGTCATCTGGTAACCCATACAGTGGAGGAGATGTTGGGTGTGACTATGGGAGATTACTACAGATGATGGGAGAAGATAGACTGGAACAGCAACACActggtgtttctctctctgtctttctctcgatctgtctttctctccctccttttccatCATTTTCcatcatctctctcctctgcctgaaACCTGATAACGTGAACGAGGTGACTGACATGAGGGCTGTaagatttttttttcttccagaGTTTAAAGGAGCAGTATGTCCCTTGTAGACCCCTCTGACCCTTAGGGGAAAAAACACATGTCAAATCTGCAGTTTTACatgtgatttaaaaaatatatatatattgtaaggGGATATCCGGATGCATTATTTATAATCCTGGCTAaaacaatacaaacacacacaaacattttagCCAACGAGGGCATTTGTTTGTCCAATTCTATGATGTTTCACTTAGCCCTTACCCTTTAGTCCTTCAAAACACAAAACAGAGATACTGTACACTTACTAAAAGATGTTCATCATGACACTGTTGATAATATAGACTAGTATTGATCAAATACATTTTACTGTTTTACTGTTTTCACACAATGCACTTTCCACTTTTGTCATAGGGTGCATCTCAAATTGCattgtattccctatatagtgcactacttttgaccaggacccatatgggtctggtcaaaagtagtgcactatctagggaataggatgccattttcgaCAAAGCCATAGCCTTCACATCTTAGTCTTCCTCCCTTCTCGTCCTTTTGTGATTCTTTGTTTGAGAGTTGATGGGAAAATGGACATCTATCTGTTCACGTGTTGATTTACTGTAAAAGACCACTCAAAGTTTGTGTTCACTGCTATGtagtcacacactcacacaaatccCCTGCTATGtagtcacacactcacacaaagacactgCTATGtagtcacacactcacacaaagacactgCTGCCTGTAGTCTGGCAATGAAGATAACTTTAATATTGAATTCACTAattctataatatatatattttttctattaAAGGTGGACTCTGAAAAATGACATCATCATACACAGCAGGGCAACTTCCTGCTTACAGACAATTTGCACTGTACTTTGAGACATGCCCATATTGGGAAGAGCCAGTGACAGATTTGAATTGTGTTGTTGATGATGTCTCTAAACAGGAAGTTGACCCGCGGTATACGATGATGTCATGTAGAGTCTCCTTTTAAAATGAACTCTCTGAAGATGAACTCCACGTTTAACATACAGTGTTCCTTTTTGAAGATAAATCAATGTGTATATCTGCCTGGACTCGTCTGTGTTTCTTCACTAACAATGAATCCAATAATAtataccatttagcagacacttttatccaaagcgacttggGTGCATTCATTTATGGTTTtattacgtatgggtggtcccaggaatcaaaccAACTCCTCTGCCGTTGcaaggaccatgctctaccaactgagcacgGCAAATTAAAAGCAGACTCAGAAATTTAACGAATACATATCAATAAGCAACAACACAATGTCGATCTAGATGCTAGCGTTATGATGCTTTGACACAACCTGGTTGTCCTGTGGGCCTTCTATAAAAGTAGTTGTATGGCGTTGTGTCTGTGGGTTGTGTGAACAAGACTTGTTCATGATCACCTGTCTCACTCTGCTGTTGGCAGATAGAATAACATAGACAGCCCTGCAACCTGGAATCAGATGAGGAAGATTTAAAACAGTAACATTAGAACAAATAGTATGAATAAAGGATCATAAATGGTCACATGTAAGTAAAGACAGTTTCATATGTTTGTCTTTGTTTCACTTCTGTTAATTAGAGGCTCCTGGTTAATCTGGAGAGCCGTCCCTGTGTTGTAGTTCAGAGATGTGATCAATCTATACAAAGCTCTGTGGGACCACACGTCGTTTACTGTCGCTGAGATATCGTCAGTAAGAGACAgcgtgtgtagagagagagagacacagctttTGGGTTGCATcttctgtgttgtgttcagatgtGTTGTAAGTCTTACTGTAGTGGCAGGACCAGTTTAAACTCCTGACAAACCCCTTTCAGCCTGGCCTTCTGGAGACAATAGCACTgtgaggagagacacacacacaccgcacacacacacacacacacacacacatacgcacaccacacacacgcgcacacacacacacacacatacacacacacataccacacacacacacacacacacacacacacacacacacacacacacacacacacacacacacacacacacacacacacacacacacacacacacacacatacacacaccacacgcacacacacacacacacacacacatacacacatacacccacacacacacacacacatacacacacacacacacactaaacactaaacactccaggGTAAATATCCTAAATACCAGGCATAGGACAGCATGAACCTTCTTACCTCTCAGATGACAACACCAGGGCATTATTAATATGTGGgttctacgtgtgtgtgtgtgtgtgtgtgtgtgtgtgtgtgtgtgtgtgtgtgtgtgtgtgtgtgtgtgtgtgtgtgtgtgtgtgtgtgtgtgtgtgttgactgggTTGGGGGGTTTCAGGGTGGAGGAGGGTGAATCTCTTTACAggggagcaatagagagagaatgagaggagggtgaaaaGAATAAGAAAGGGGAGGCCAGCAgtaggtgtgtctctgtgtcacaCACCTCGTATATATAAACCCTGTCAAACCTGTACCTCTtcatttgtatgtgtttctgtgtgtgtgtagtccacTGCTGTACCTGCCTGCTAgctagagtgtgtctgtgtgtttcataCACATGTTGTTTCATACACATGACTATGCCATTGGACTTTACCTTTGGACTACCTGAGTTAGTTTACCTGGCTTTCAGCTGTTGCCAGGTTTTTCACAAGTACCGTCTCTGACCTGCTGGAGTTAAGCTGTTTCTGAGTGTTGACCTGTGTATATCTGACTGACTGGGAGTTACTACCTCTGTTGGAATTCACCTGTTAGAGGGAGCTCAGCTGTGTATCAACACGTGCCTCTCTGCTACTGGAGTTTACCTGTGAGAAGGAGTTTACCTGTGTGAAGGAGTTGACCTGTGTGAAGGAGTTTACCTGTGAGAAGGAGTTTATCTGTGTGAAGGAGTTTACCTGTGTGAAGGAGTTTACCTGTGAGAAGGAGTTTACCTGTGAGAAGGAGTTTACCTGTGTGAAGGAGTTTACCTGTGTGAAGGAGTTTACCTGTGTGAAGGAGTTTATCTGTGTGAAGGAGTTTATCTGTGTGAAGGAGTTTATCTGTGTGAAGGAGGTTTACCTGTGTGACTGGAACACCTTTTGGAATTCTGACCAACTAATTAATTGGAGCTTCTCTCTCCTGCTGGGGTTCACGTACCTGAGAGTAGAGACCTGCATCctccaattgtgtgtgtgtgtgttgtgtgtgtgtgtcaggatgaTGGAAGAAGTGTCTATTGGGGTGGCATATGACTCCCACATCATAGACCAGA
This genomic stretch from Salvelinus fontinalis isolate EN_2023a chromosome 41, ASM2944872v1, whole genome shotgun sequence harbors:
- the LOC129840669 gene encoding protein FAM163A-like — encoded protein: MSAGTVVISGGLLATVILLCIVAVLCYCRLQYYCCKKNESEVDLASVAGGGDGTGGGEGDAQGEVQAHFACNACSAPGMDSLAVTPLCLEPLEVGPPPSYCPTCSPFWLRPGLSDELHNGTERLGFHTYHYDNPGLCQSLPLSDTPQAPFFLTQPGQSPLSYYSPVDIYPNTPCTNRRPYSTPV